The genome window TTCCAATATACGCTGATATATTTGGAACTATTCCAGTGGCAGAAGCACTGTTATTTAAAGGGGCTAATTTAGGAAGTATTCTAGCATTTATGATGGCTGTAACAACTTTATCTTTACCATCTTTAATAATGCTTAGAAAAGCAGTAAAACCAAAATTACTAAAAATATTTATTTTCATTTGTATTATTGGAATAATTATTGTAGGATATATATTCAACAGTTTTCAACATTTTATAATATAACAAAGGAGAAAAAAAATGAAAAAAGTAGCTTTTATATGTGTCCATAACTCTTGTAGAAGTCAGATAGCTGAAGCTTTAGGAAAATATTATGGAAAGGGAGTTTTTGAAAGTTATAGTGCAGGAACAGAAACTAAACCACAAATAAATCAAGATGCAGTGAGAATTATGAAAAAAATATATGGAATTGATATGGAAGAAACTCAAAAATCGAAACTTTTATCAGAAATTCCAGATGTAGATATAGTAATAACTATGGGATGTAATGTAAATTGTCCATTTCTTCCTTGTGAACATAGGGAAGATTGGGGATTAGATGATCCTAGTGGAAAATCTGATGAGGAATTTATAAAAGTTATAGAGATTATAGATTCAAAGATAAAAGAGTTAGTTGAAAAATTAAAATAGGAAGTTTAAATAAAAAAACAAGTATAAACTTAATTATACTTGTTTTAATTTTAACCTATTTTTCTACTCTATAAAGATCACTAAGAGGTAAAAAAGCTGCTCCTAATAGAGAAGCTGTATCTGCTAAAGTTGAAAATTCTAATATATCAGAATTATCGTAGAAACTATTATTTTTAAATAGTATCTCTTTTAAAGGTTCCTCAAAATACTCTTTATAATTACAAATTTTACCACCAATAACTATTTTTTCAGGATTTAAAAGTAGCAAAGCAGGTAAAATTCCTGTTGCTAGATTTTTAACATATTCTTTAATAATATCTTTTCCTTCTGGTGTATCAATATAATCACTTTGGAAAATCTCATCATACTCTTCAAAGTTATATTTAAACTTCTCTTTAAATTCTCTTACTAATGCAAGGTTTGAGCAGTATTGATCTAAGCAACCTCTAAAACCACAAGTACACTCTCTACCATTTGGAATTACTGTGATATGCCCAATTTCACCAGCTTTATTTCCATTGCCACCTCTATATAATACCTTATCTATAATAATTCCAGAACCAATTTCTGTATCTATAGATAGGAAGATCATATTTTTTACATCTGATAGTTCGTGGCTATTCATTAGATATTCTCCAATAGCTCCAGCATTTGCTTCATTTTCTAAATAGATAGGAAGATCAAACTCCTCCTCAATCTCTCTTAAGCTTTCAGGAGATAAAGTAAAGTTACCTCCTATTTTAATCTTATCGTTTGCAGAGTCAACTATGCCAGGAAGAACAATTCCTATACCTTTTAATGATGATTTTTTGTCAAACTCCCATAAGAACTTTTTCAACTCGTTGATTATAAGAAAAACAAAGTTTTCTTCATTTACAAATTCCTCATGAACTGTCACTCTTTTTAAAATAGTTCCATCTAAATTAGTAAGCACCATAGCTAGATAATCCTTTTCAATTTTGATACCTATTGAGAAATAAGCATCAGGATTAAATCTATACCTTGTTGCTTTTCTTCCTAATTTTCCTTGTTCTGTTCCTATTTCTAAAATTAATTTATCTTTTAAAAATTTATCAACTATTTTAGTAACAGTAGGAATACTTATATTTAAGTATTGAGAAATTTCAAGTTTATTAAACTCTCTTATATCAACAAGAAATCTAAAAGTTCTATTTTCATTTCTTATTTTCTCTCTTTTTTGATAAATAACTTCCATTTTCTACTCCTTTTATATGTTTCTACAATATTGTAGAATAATCCTACCTATATTTTAACAATATACCCTATATTTAGTCAATAATTTAATTAAATTTCTGATAAAATTTTGTAATTTTTAAAATAATTTGTAATTTTTATCAACTGGAAGAGTTAAATAAATATTTTTTAACTCTTCAAATTCACTTTTTCCATCTATTAAAGCATTGTGGATAGAAAGATATCTTGCACTTAATGATATTACATTAAAAATCTTTTCATCTGATGGATGATTTTTATCTAAATGAGTGTAGATAGCTTCTTTGATATAATTATAGACTCTCATTTGGGTAGTATGTATAAGTTCACTGTCATTATTATCTTTCATAATTAGTATAAGATCATTATATTTTACATTATTTATTATAACTTCACAGTATATTTCTGGAATCAAAAAGAAAAGTTCAGTAGATAAATCCTTAGTTTTACCTATGTTTTCCATATCTGAATAAATAGCATCATACTCTTTTCCAGATTCAAAAAGCTCTATAAATTTTAGAGCATTTTCAATAGCTTCCTTCCTAGTATATGGACATATTTCATATGTACTGTCATCTTGTATAAAAAATATACATTGTTTTTCAGCATAGTAATCTCCCATATTTACCCAAGTTTTTGCATAATCTTCTACAAGCTTTGTAAGCTCTGGAATAATAACTCCATTTATTCTCACCTCACAAATATATTTATTTACACTAAATGAAGCAAAAATTTTAATCATATATACTTTTTTTGTTCCTAAATATTGGGAAATTTTATCCTTTACTATATCATATAGAGAGCTTTCATGTGTATGCATACTCTCTTTTTTTCCAATACAGATTATGTCACTTTCATATTTTTTAAATAATCTTAATTTTTTTTGAAGTAAAACCTCTAGCTTTTCACTTTCAATATTGTTAAGTCCAGCTAAAAGTGGAATTAATATAGATTCATAAAAATTATTAGCTATATTTTCAAAAGCTTTATTAATAGTTTCCCCTGCTCCTGCAACAGATTCTATTATCTCCTCTTCAAATTCTGGATGCTCAATAGAGAAGATTGCTTGTGTCATATTACTTTGTACATTATTTAAAAAAACTGAAATTTTAAGATTTAAAGAGTATACATTTAAAGTAGTGTGTCCATCATAACTTCCCATATCCATTAAATATATTAAGTTACTTAGTATTATCTCTTCTTTTTCATGATGATGTGCCATATTTTACTCCTTTTTGTTAATATACTTATAAATCTATTATACCTCAATTTATATTAATTTCAAATTTACCTAGAATTAACAAAATTATTATAGAATATTGTTTTAATAATGTAAATAAGATGTAAAATACCTTTGCTTTTTGTAAAAAAATATGATATTTTATGTAAAATGGGAGGGTAAAATTATGAATTATGTTATTGGAATTGTATGTATAAATATTATTATAGGTTTAGTAGAAAAATTCTTTTATCCATCTACTTTCTTGGTAATTCTTCAAACTATTTTAGCAGTTATAGGGATTGCAATTTTTTATGATGAGAAAAGAAGAGAGAGAAAAAATAGAAAAGATAAATAGTATTTTAATTAAAATATTGAGCTATTGGAATTTTTTTGATTCAATGGCTCTTTTTTATTCTATGATATTATATCGATTTAAAAACAGAGATAGAGCAACTAAAATATTGACATCTAATAGAATAATTGATATAAATGATGTAGTGGCAGAATCATTAAAAGAAATAATGAAGAAAATTATAATTTAACAAAAAATATTTTTTATATTATAAATTTAGTAAAAGATATAAGTTAAGACTATATTTTAAGATTCATATGCTACTTATCTATTTTCTAAAGAAGTTAATAATATATTACTGATTTCTAGGAAATACTAACTATAGCATAGTATTTATTTCTTTTGTGTTCAGAAAATTAAATGTATTTTGAGGGGTGGCTTCTATGAAAACTATTTTTGACAAAACAAACTTTGTAAATCTTCCTATTAAAAACAGGATTTTCAGAAGTGCTGTTTGGGAGGGAGTTGCAGAAAATGAGCATATGACTGATGAGCTTTTTAAGACATATGAGGAGTTAGCAAAAGGTGGAACAGGGGTAATTATAACAAGTTTTGTTACTGTTAATCCAGATGATATTCCAGCTCCTGATATGTTGGGAATATATAATGATTCCTTTATAGAAGAGTATAAAAAACTTACAGATATGGTTCACTCTTATGGAGCTAAAATATTTATACAACTTGTAGCTGGAGGATCTCAAGGTAGAAATAATGTTAATTTAGGGAAAACAATCTACGGACCTTCTGCTCATGTAAATCCAATTACAGGAATTGAAGCTGTAGAGATGTCAAAAGAGAAGATAGATGAAGTAGTAAAACTTTTTAAAGATGCTAGTATTAGAGCAAAAGAGAGTGGTTTTGATGGAATCGAAATTCATGCTGCTCATGGATATCTGATTAGTCAATTTTTAAACCCTTTATTTAATAAGAGAGAGGATGAGTATGGAGGAGATGTTGATGGTAGAGGAAGACTTTTAATAGATACTTATCTTTCAGTTAGAGAGGCTGTTGGGGATGATTTTATAGTTGGTATGAAGATCAACTGTGATGATTTTACAGATGGTGGATTTAATTTTGGAGAAAGCTCTTGGATTTGTGAAAGAATGGCTATGATGGGAATGGACTTTATTGAGATAAGTGGAGGAAATGCTATTAGAAAGATCTCATCTCCAGAAGAAGAGAGTTACTTTAAAGCCTTTGCTAATATAGTTGCTGAGGATAACAATATTCCTGTTGTACTTGTTGGTGGAAATAGAGATATTAATAGTATAGAGGAGATTTTAAATAATAGCAGCATTGAGTATTTTGCCTTTGCACGTCCTCTTATTCGTGAACCTAACTTAGCTAATAGATGGGAAAGTGGAGATAGATCAAGAGCTAAGTGCATATCTTGTAATAGATGTAAAGGTGAAAAAGGGGTAAGCTGTATTTTTAATAGATAGTTGGGATAAAAAAAGCTGAGTAATTACAAAATGTTTTACTCAGCTCTTTTTCTTATCTATCTTTTTTTATTTCTCCATCTTCAAAATATGCAGTTCCTAACAATTTTCCATTTTCATAAAACATTGTCCAATCTCCGTTAAGTTTGCCATTTTTAAAAGTTCCAATGGCATTAACAGAGCCATTTTCATAGTATCTTATATATTTACCATTTTTCTCTTGATCTCTATACTCTTCACGAATTTTGATCTCCCCATTTTCATAGTAATATATAACTTCTCCATTAAGTTGTCCATTTTCAAACTCTTCACACATTTCAATTATTCCGCTTTCAAAAAACTTTTTAGATTTTCCATGAAGAAGATTGTTTTTAAAAGGAGCTATCTCTTTTATAACCCCATTTGGATAATAAGTTATTCTATTTCCTTCTAAAGATCCATTTTTGAAAAGGCCTCTAGTTTTAATAGTTCCATCTTCATAATATTTTACCCATTCACCATCAAGTTTATCTTTTAGAAAAACCATAGATTCTTTCATATTTCCATTTTCATAAAATTGGATAGAGTCACCATTTAGACTTCCATCAACAAATGTATTAGACTCTTTTATGTTACCAGTTTTATAAAATTTTTCATTGACTCCCTCTTTTATCCCCTTGACAAATGGTTCATACTCTTTTACTGCTCCATTTCCATATCTAAAAATAAAGATTCCAGTAAAAGGGAGTATCTCATCTTCCATATAGGCAAGTCCATTTCTCATTCTTTTTGTAAAAAACTCCTCTTTTCTAATACCCTTTTCCTCTTGTTTATTACTCATTTTCTTTTTCCCCATTTTCTTCTATTTTTTTATTTTCTGATTCAATGTCCAATTTTTTTAAAAACCACTTTTTAGCCTTTAAAATAACTACTAAAAAGATAAAATAGTGTATATATTTTAACTCTTCAAAGCTCTTTCCAAAAATTTTATCACAAATAAATATTAAAGCTATCCAAAGTATTAGAATTCCGATTAAAATTCCTACAAATTTTCCCCAGATTTTCCAAAACCCTTCTCTTATTTCCATAAAAATTCTCCTTACTCTTCTTAATGTCCACATTATAACATGAATTCTTTATTTTTTAAATAAGAAATCTCTTTTATATTATGAATTTTAATAGTTTATTTTAATAAAAGCTATCAAAAGTAAGATTTTAAATATTGAAGAAATAAAAAAACACGAAATTAATCGTGTTTTTTAGTTATATCCTTATTCTAGATGGTCAGCTCCTTATACCCCTATTTTTGACTTTATTTGAATTAGAGATATTTTAAACTTTAAAATTTTAGGAGCATTTTTTAATCACTTGTTTTAATAATTAGTACTCTTTCTATTTTCTTCCCTTTTGCTCGTACAACTTTTTTCTAAAAAGTGTAATTTAATGAGCATCTGTCCCTTTAGTTATAAGGAGCTATTAAATTTTAACCTGTTATTTTTTAAAAAATTAGGTTCTGGAATTTAGGTTCCATAAAATTATTCTAACATCGACAAGATATTTTTGTCAATATTATAATAGATTTTTATAATTTTAAGGTATACAGAAACTCCATTTCTGCATCTCAAAAGTAGTAGTCGTTAAAACTCCTCTACTTTTGGAATCGACAGAAATTATTTGTCAAAGAAAATTTTATGTAAATTAAGGTATGTAGAAACTCCATTTTTATATCTTGAAATTTGTAAAAAAAATAGCTATTGCTATATAACAATAACTATTTCTTTAAATTATTTAATTTTTATTAATACAATTTCTGATTGAGTTCCTATTCTTATAGGTGGTCCCCAAGTTCCATAACCAGAAGAAACAACAACATTTGTATCTTGAAACTTTTTGTAACCATAATCTAGCTTAAAAATCTTCTTAGTGAAAAGACTTCCCGGAAAAAATTGCCCTCTATGAGTATGTCCAGACACTTGTAAAAAAACCTTGTTTTTAACTGTTTCATCAATAGTATCTGGAGTATGTTGCATATATAATACTGGTTTCTCCTCACTATCTTTTAAAATTTCACTCAATGGTTGCTTAGAGTAATTGTCACGAGATGCAACATAGAAACTATCATCTATTAAAATTTTACCATCTCTTAAAACATTAATATTTTTATAACTATTTAACCTATCAGTAAACTCCTTAACTTTTCCACCATAGATATCATGGTTACCAATGTTTATAAAAACCCCATATCTGCTTTTAATATTTTTAAAATTTTCAAGCATATTTTTTTCAATTACAGGTTTTAAGTGCATATCAACAGTATCTCCAGCTACTAAAACTAGATCTGGATTTAAACTATTCACCTTTTTAACTAAATTTTCCATTGAACTATTTCCATTGATATAGCCTAGATGTATATCTGAAATTAAAGCAATATTTATAGGCTTTTTAAATTTTCCCTCACTATTTATTTCATACTCTTTTACAACTGTAACTTTTTTAAAATATGTTCCAATAACAAGAAGAATTACAACAATAGGAATAACAAATTTATATAAAGTTATATCTGTTCTATTTTTTAAAAGAAGATTACCGATAAAGGCAACTATATACAAAATTTCACCATATATTATAAATGCCATAAAGTAATATACTATATATGCTAAAATCTGGTTAATTTCATAAGAAAAATTTTCAGAAAAATAGCGACTATATATCACATAACTATACATAAAAGCACTTAAACCAATTAAAATTAAGGTAAAAGCTATTTTAAAATTTGCTGGGACAATATGTTTTACAGTCATATATATAGTAAAACAATTTCCAAGAAAAAAAGTTAATAATAGTATAAAAAAATAATTCATAATCTACCCCATTTTTTTAAGTTATTTAAACTATAATTTCCAAAAGTAGAGGAGTGCAAACGACTACTACTTTTGAGACGCAGAAACAAAGTTTCTGTGATCCTTAAAGCTATATTAACAAAACTTATATTACCCCTAACATCAAGTTGACGTAATTTGGAGGTGAATATTAGAAGCCCTTAGCGAAATGCAGTTAAGAAAATGCAACGTGTTTGAGGCGTAGCCGAGTTTTGCATTTTCAACGGAATGAGCAATAGGGATTCTTTATTCACTGACATGGAGACAACTTGATGTTAAAAAAAGAAATTTTAATAACTTAACTTGACTAATAATCGCTAATGCAAAGGCACTTTGTCAAAACCTAACGATATACAAGAAAAAATGAACTTAGTTAGATATATTATAGTTTTAACAATTAAAATTAGAAAAAGTCATATAATCATATTTATATAATATATTTATCATTAATAAAATTAATGTAAAGTGAAGTAAACATTTCAAATTTCTATCAGTAAAACTATTCAATAATTGTATGAAATGTGGTATTATCTTATTATAGAAATACAAATTTGTACCTTTTAAAATACTAAAGGAAGGGTGATATATAATGAGAGAATTAGATTTACAAAGAGTAACTGATGAAGTAGAAAGAATGTGTATTGAAGGAAACTACTTTATTGGAAAAGAAGTTTTAGACAAAATTAAAGAAGCTTATGCAAAAGAAGAATCAGAAGTAGGAAAAAATATTCTAGGGCAAATCATTGAAAATGATGAAATTGCTGCGAATGAACAAGTTCCTATGTGTCAAGATACAGGAATCGTAGTTGTATTCTTAGAAGTTGGAACAGAAGTAAGAATACCAGGAGATATATATGCTGCAATCAATGAAGGAGTAAGAAGAGGATATGAGAAAGGATATTTAAGAAAATCAGTAGTTAAAGATCCTTTAGATAGAGTAAATACTAAAGATAATACTCCAGCAGTTATTCATACTACATTAGTTCCAGGTTCAGATAAAGTAAAAATCGTTGTAGCTCCAAAAGGTGGAGGTTCTGAAAACATGAGTGCTTTAAGAATGTTAAAACCATCTGACGGAATCGACGGAATTAAAAAATTAGTAGTAGAAACTATTAAAAATGCAGGAGGAAACCCTTGCCCTCCAATTATAGTAGGAGTAGGAATCGGAGGAAACTTTGAAAAATCTGCAATTCTAGCAAAAAAAGCTGTACTTAGAGATATCAATGATAAGAGCAGCAGCCCTATCAATGCAAAATTAGAAGAAGAATTACTAGAACTTATCAATAAAACTGGAGTGGGACCTTTAGGACTTGGAGGAAGAACTACAGCTTTAGCTGTTAAAGTTGAAACTTATCCATGCCATATAGCAGCTCTTCCTGTTGCTATCAACATTAACTGCCATGCAGCTAGACATAAAGAAGTAGAACTATAATTTAAGTATTATTAAAGGTTATTGAAAAATAAGTTTTAGGAGGGAATATAAATGGAATATCATATTACTACACCATTAAAAGAAGAAGATATAGCTAAATTAAAAGCTGGAGATACAGTAAAAATCACTGGAGTTATATATACTGCTAGAGATGCTGCACATGCTAGATTAGTAAAATTACTAGATGAAGGAAAAGAACTTCCAATAGATGTAAAAGGACAAGTTATCTACTATGTAGGACCAACACCTGCTAAACCTGGAAGACCTATCGGAAGTGCAGGACCTACTACAAGTTACAGAATGGATGCTTATGCACCTAGACTTATCAAAGAGGGATTAAAAGGAATGATAGGAAAAGGAGCTAGGTCTAAAGAAGTTAAAGATGCTATAAAATCTGAAAAAGCTGTATATTTTGCAGCAGTTGGGGGAGCAGCAGCTCTTATAGCTAAATCTATTAAAAAAGCTGAAATTATAACTTATGAAGATTTAGGAGCAGAGGCATTAAGAAGAATGGAAGTTGTAGACTTCCCAGCAATAGTTATCAATGATATCTATGGTGGAGACCTTTATCAAGAAGGTCAAGCTAAATGGAATGAACTAGATAAATAGTAGTTCAATTTTTTAGGAATTAGAGTATTCAAAACGAACCTAAAGTGTTATTTTGACATAAAGGTTCGTTTTTTTGTTTTGCTACCTCTTTTTTTTTCCTCCAATTCAAGGTATAATATTAGTAACAATACATACTAATGGGAGGGGTTAAAATGCTAAGATTATTTATTATTATGTTACTAACAACTGTCACAGCTTTAGGGGGCGAACTTATAAAGATAGATAATCTTATATTTGAAGAAGTTCCAATAAAAAGAGAGTTTAAAGATTATAAGGTAGGAAGGGTATTAGATGGAGATAAACGATATATAGGGTTATATGGTATTATTGATAAAGATAACCAGTTAATAACTAAACCAAATAATATGCTAGTTTCTATTCAAAAAGATTATGTATATTTAGTCGATATAAATTATAGAGAGGGAATTTTATCAAAAGAGGGAAAATGGATTGGTAAAATGGGAGAATTTAAATATAAAAACAAAGAATCTCAAATGTATAGTGAACTTGATGATAAAAAGACAAATAAATATTTTATAATTTATAAAGTTGAAAATAGAAAGTATAAATATGGATACCTTAACTTTAATGGTGATATTCAAGTGCCGATGATATACGAAGATGCTAGAAATTTTTCAGAAGGGTTTGCATTAGTTAAAAAAGATGGAAGATGGGGCTACATAAATGAAAATGGAAAACCAATAACAGAGTTTAAATTTTTAGATGGAAAACCTTTTAAAAACGGAGAAGCATCTGTAAGAGAAAATTCTGAGAGATATTACATAGATACAAATGGAGAAAAAAAGGTTTTTAAGAGTTTTTGCGGTAATATTAAAGATGTAGTTGTAAATTTCTTCTATGATACAAAAGGAAAAGCAGGAACAATTTGGAGTGATAATATTAAGGAAAAGAAAAAAATAGATCTATAAACATCATTGGGGCAGTATAAAAAGGAGATGACGAAATGGATTTTTTAGCAACAATTACTGCACTTGAAAATGAGGATGGGAAAAAAATATTTAAGGTAATGGTGAACGACACAATTTCTCTTTGTGTTAGAGTTTTAGTTTTTGCTTTAATATTTTATATTGGGAAAAAACTGATCAATGTTATTTTAACCTATGTAGATATGATGTCAAAGGACAGATTTGATGTAGGGGCAAGACAATTTAGTAAATCTTTTATAAAACTGGGAATGTATATAATCTTATTTTTAGTAGGATTACTTGTTTTTGGTTTTAAAGAGCAATCTATCATAACTATGATAAGTGCTGTAGGACTAGGTGTAGGAATATCTTTAAAAGGATTTCTTTCAAACATTGCAGGAGGAGTAGTTATTCTATTTACTAGACCTTTTACTGTTGGAGAGTATATAGAAGTAAATGGAGCTTTTGGTGAAGTTTATAAAATTGATGTATTTTCTACTCATATTAATACCCTAGATAGTAAAAGGGTAATTATTCCAAATAATGTTATGCTAAGTAGTAATGTTATTAACCATGATGCCAATGAGTATCGTAGAATAAAGCTTGAAATTCCTGTTTCATATGAATGTGATCAAAAGAGAGCCGTTGAAGTTCTTGAAAATATCAGTAAGACATATGAGGGTTTAGAACATGATAGAAAACCATTTATAAATATAATGGCTTATGGAGATTCTTCAGTAAATATTTATTTTATAGTTTGGACAAAGAGAGAAGGATATTATAGAACTAGAGGAAATCTAATAGCACATATTATAGAGGTATTTAATAAGGAAAATATTGAGATTCCATATAATAAATTGGATGTTAATATAAAAAATTGTAGAGGTGATTAAAATTTCAAATAAATTTATAAAATTAGGAAAAGATTATTTTTTTATGACATTGGGATGTTTTATCTATGCTTTTGCAGTAAATTACTTTTATGTAAGTAATCATCTAGCAGAGGGAGGAGTTACAGGGATAGCCCTTATTATATATTATCTTTTTAAAACTCCAGTGGGAATAACTTATTTTGTTGTAAATATTCCACTTTTAATATTGGGATGGAAGATGTTAGGAAAAGATTTTATTATAAAAACATTGTATGGAACTATTATGATGTCAGTTGCTTTAGGACTTACTGAGGGAATGAATGGAGCTACATCAGATACAATCTTAGCATCTCTTTATGGAGGATTCATAGGAGGAATAGGTTTAGGTCTTATATTTCTATGTGGAGGATCTACAGGTGGAACTGATATAGTAGCTAGAATTATGTCAAAATATAGAGGTATTCCTGTAGGGAAAGCGATGTTAATACTAGATGTAATTGTGCTTTCAGCAGTAGCTTTTCTTTTTGGAAAAGAGGTATTTATGTATACTCTTATAGCAGCAGTAGTTTTAACTAAAACTATTGATTTTGTTCAAGAGGGTATGGATAAAGCAAAAGCTGTTACAATAATCTCTAAAAAATCAGATCTTTTAAAAGAGGAACTAATGAAAGAAACAGAGAGGGGAGTAACTATTTTAAATGGGATAGGAGCTTATACAGATAGCAATTTAGATATTATCTATTGTGTTGTAAGTAAATATCAAATTATAAAAGTAAAAAGAATAGTTAAAGAGATAGATCCACATGCTTTTTTAACAATAACAGATGTTTCTGAGGTTTTAGGAGAAGGATTTAAAAATATAAAAGATGAGTAATTTAATTAAAAAATGGAGTTAAACTTCTTTAAAAAGGAGGAAATATTTATGTTAAAAGAATTAAAAGAGAAGATAAAAGATTTGGTTGATAAAGATCCTAGTGGAGCAATAGAGGAAATTTTAAAAATAGATGAAAAAGAAAGAGATTATGAGATAATTTCAGAATGGGGAAGAGCTGAGAATAATATTGGAAATTATAGTAAAGCTTTAGAACTGTTTATGTCTATTAAAGAAGGGGGAGAAAAGGACGAAAAGTGGTACTATAGAGTTGGTTATTCTTATAGTGGGCTGGAAAACTATGAGGAATCAAATAAGTTTTTAACAAGAGCGATAGAGATAAATCCTGAGTATCCTTGGCCATATTTTGAATTAGGTTGGAATTTAAAGAAATTAGGTAAAAATGAAGAGGCTTTAAAGTATTTAGAAAAGATGTTAGAGTTTCAACCAAATGATATAGATACCCTTTTAACAATAGGGGATATATATTTTGAAAGACCAGATTATGATAAAAGTTTGGACTATTATTTAAAAGTTGAAGAGCTTGGAGGAAGTGATTTTGTACTAAATCTAAATATTGGTTTCTGCATGAATGGTATTAGAAATAGTGAAGAAGCTTTAAAGTATTATTTTAAAGCGTTGAAAGAGGCATCAGACAATACACTTCTTATTTCACAGATAGGATTAACTTATGGAGAACTTGGAGATTTAGAAGAGGGAATAAAATTTTTAAAGAAAGCTTATGAAATGGGAAGAGACGATATTTGGTTAAACTCTGAATTAGGTTGGCAACTTTCAAAAAATGAGCAGCATGAAGAAGCTATTAAACATTTGAAAAGAGCAGAGGAATTGGGAAGAAAAGATTCATGGATTTATAATCAAATAGCTTGGAATCTTGGAGTCTTAGATAGATATGATGAAGAGTTAGAATATTTAGAAAAATCAAAAGAGTCTAACAATGATGATGACATATGGCTTGAATCTGAATTAGGTTGGACTTTAAGAAATAAGGGAGATGCTAAAAAAGCTATAGAGCATCTTGAAAAAGCTATAAGTTTAGGAAGAGATGATTCATGGTTACATATGGAGTTAGGTCTTGCTTATGGAGATGTTGATGAACATGAGAAAGCTATAGAAGAATTGAAAATAGCTGAGGAGAAAGGTGAAAAAAGCATAAGACTTTATTCAGGAGTAGCTTGGAATTTAGGGCAACTTTCTAAACATGAAGAGGCTATTGAAATATTAAAAAAAGTTGAGGAACTTGGAAGAGAAGATATTTGGTTAAATTCTGAAATGGGATGGAATCTAGATGCTATTGGAAAAACTGAAGAGGGAGAAAAATATCTTCAAAAGGCTATGGAATTAGGAAGAAAAGATGATTGGATCTATTCTGAAATCGGGTATAGTAGATTGAGAAATAATAAAGCTGAAGAGGGG of uncultured Fusobacterium sp. contains these proteins:
- a CDS encoding NADH:flavin oxidoreductase; this encodes MKTIFDKTNFVNLPIKNRIFRSAVWEGVAENEHMTDELFKTYEELAKGGTGVIITSFVTVNPDDIPAPDMLGIYNDSFIEEYKKLTDMVHSYGAKIFIQLVAGGSQGRNNVNLGKTIYGPSAHVNPITGIEAVEMSKEKIDEVVKLFKDASIRAKESGFDGIEIHAAHGYLISQFLNPLFNKREDEYGGDVDGRGRLLIDTYLSVREAVGDDFIVGMKINCDDFTDGGFNFGESSWICERMAMMGMDFIEISGGNAIRKISSPEEESYFKAFANIVAEDNNIPVVLVGGNRDINSIEEILNNSSIEYFAFARPLIREPNLANRWESGDRSRAKCISCNRCKGEKGVSCIFNR
- a CDS encoding arsenate reductase ArsC, which produces MKKVAFICVHNSCRSQIAEALGKYYGKGVFESYSAGTETKPQINQDAVRIMKKIYGIDMEETQKSKLLSEIPDVDIVITMGCNVNCPFLPCEHREDWGLDDPSGKSDEEFIKVIEIIDSKIKELVEKLK
- a CDS encoding ROK family protein, producing the protein MEVIYQKREKIRNENRTFRFLVDIREFNKLEISQYLNISIPTVTKIVDKFLKDKLILEIGTEQGKLGRKATRYRFNPDAYFSIGIKIEKDYLAMVLTNLDGTILKRVTVHEEFVNEENFVFLIINELKKFLWEFDKKSSLKGIGIVLPGIVDSANDKIKIGGNFTLSPESLREIEEEFDLPIYLENEANAGAIGEYLMNSHELSDVKNMIFLSIDTEIGSGIIIDKVLYRGGNGNKAGEIGHITVIPNGRECTCGFRGCLDQYCSNLALVREFKEKFKYNFEEYDEIFQSDYIDTPEGKDIIKEYVKNLATGILPALLLLNPEKIVIGGKICNYKEYFEEPLKEILFKNNSFYDNSDILEFSTLADTASLLGAAFLPLSDLYRVEK
- a CDS encoding toxin-antitoxin system YwqK family antitoxin: MSNKQEEKGIRKEEFFTKRMRNGLAYMEDEILPFTGIFIFRYGNGAVKEYEPFVKGIKEGVNEKFYKTGNIKESNTFVDGSLNGDSIQFYENGNMKESMVFLKDKLDGEWVKYYEDGTIKTRGLFKNGSLEGNRITYYPNGVIKEIAPFKNNLLHGKSKKFFESGIIEMCEEFENGQLNGEVIYYYENGEIKIREEYRDQEKNGKYIRYYENGSVNAIGTFKNGKLNGDWTMFYENGKLLGTAYFEDGEIKKDR
- a CDS encoding DUF6348 family protein; the encoded protein is MAHHHEKEEIILSNLIYLMDMGSYDGHTTLNVYSLNLKISVFLNNVQSNMTQAIFSIEHPEFEEEIIESVAGAGETINKAFENIANNFYESILIPLLAGLNNIESEKLEVLLQKKLRLFKKYESDIICIGKKESMHTHESSLYDIVKDKISQYLGTKKVYMIKIFASFSVNKYICEVRINGVIIPELTKLVEDYAKTWVNMGDYYAEKQCIFFIQDDSTYEICPYTRKEAIENALKFIELFESGKEYDAIYSDMENIGKTKDLSTELFFLIPEIYCEVIINNVKYNDLILIMKDNNDSELIHTTQMRVYNYIKEAIYTHLDKNHPSDEKIFNVISLSARYLSIHNALIDGKSEFEELKNIYLTLPVDKNYKLF
- a CDS encoding metallophosphoesterase, which codes for MAFIIYGEILYIVAFIGNLLLKNRTDITLYKFVIPIVVILLVIGTYFKKVTVVKEYEINSEGKFKKPINIALISDIHLGYINGNSSMENLVKKVNSLNPDLVLVAGDTVDMHLKPVIEKNMLENFKNIKSRYGVFINIGNHDIYGGKVKEFTDRLNSYKNINVLRDGKILIDDSFYVASRDNYSKQPLSEILKDSEEKPVLYMQHTPDTIDETVKNKVFLQVSGHTHRGQFFPGSLFTKKIFKLDYGYKKFQDTNVVVSSGYGTWGPPIRIGTQSEIVLIKIK